The candidate division KSB1 bacterium genome includes a window with the following:
- the tuf gene encoding elongation factor Tu (EF-Tu; promotes GTP-dependent binding of aminoacyl-tRNA to the A-site of ribosomes during protein biosynthesis; when the tRNA anticodon matches the mRNA codon, GTP hydrolysis results; the inactive EF-Tu-GDP leaves the ribosome and release of GDP is promoted by elongation factor Ts; many prokaryotes have two copies of the gene encoding EF-Tu) has protein sequence GTIRLPEGVEMVMPGDNVTMEVELITPIAMEEGLRFAIREGGRTVGAGVVGKIIE, from the coding sequence CGGGGACGATACGGTTGCCGGAGGGGGTGGAGATGGTGATGCCGGGGGACAATGTGACGATGGAGGTGGAGTTGATCACGCCGATCGCGATGGAGGAGGGGTTGCGGTTTGCCATTCGTGAGGGTGGGCGCACCGTGGGCGCCGGCGTGGTCGGCAAAATCATCGAATAG